Proteins from a single region of Desulfolutivibrio sulfoxidireducens:
- a CDS encoding OmpH family outer membrane protein — protein MKRVFLVLALVMGLAAPAAAQTGFVNVQKLILDSKEGKKATQQIQEERRKKEAEVLAKKAELDKLKESIAKASSEKKDITALVKDYAEKEKELKRQAEDADLELKMRDKELTDAFLKKAGPALTKVAKDKKFTLVITNPSVVGYVDPNADITDSVVKELDKAAK, from the coding sequence ATGAAACGTGTTTTCCTGGTGTTGGCCCTTGTGATGGGCCTGGCGGCCCCGGCCGCGGCCCAGACCGGCTTCGTCAATGTCCAGAAACTGATCCTCGATTCCAAGGAAGGCAAGAAGGCCACCCAGCAGATTCAGGAGGAACGGCGGAAAAAGGAAGCGGAGGTCCTGGCGAAAAAGGCCGAACTGGACAAGCTCAAGGAGTCCATCGCCAAGGCCAGCTCCGAGAAAAAGGACATCACCGCCCTGGTCAAGGACTATGCCGAGAAGGAGAAGGAGCTCAAACGCCAGGCCGAGGACGCCGACCTCGAACTCAAGATGCGCGACAAGGAACTGACCGACGCCTTTCTGAAAAAGGCTGGCCCGGCGCTTACCAAGGTGGCCAAGGACAAGAAATTCACCCTGGTCATCACCAATCCGAGCGTGGTCGGCTATGTGGACCCGAATGCGGATATCACGGATTCCGTGGTCAAGGAATTGGACAAGGCCGCGAAATAG
- a CDS encoding chemotaxis protein CheA: protein MSMDQAVSTYRDEALELLAELERAVLELEADPGDKDRVAACFRAMHTIKGGGAMFGFDEISRFTHEIETTFDKVRSGELTVTPKLLSATLLAGDHIKSLLDAPQGSPPEELLARSEELLVAFREMLGPLAAPAPRPDPAGQAAHHPAPPSPMPGPDAGDACDLPDAGPPMIYWIRFAPAPDILANGTEPLGLFEELAALGPFRSFAHTRDIAALNAPGYDPERLGAAYDMLLMTCRSENAIRDVFLFVEDTCRVAVLPLISCRLRSSDLQEFLAFFQGVDPGEDQAVAAPRLRELVQAKLRLVDEARARAAGKAQAAREKPDSHPASASLRVDSAKLDSLVNMVGELVILQSRLRQAVKGADIAAAADVDEDLERLTDAMRDSALELRMLPIGTVFNVFVRLVRDLSASLGKEVTFVAEGAETELDKTVIDRLKDPLIHIIRNSLDHGIEPPDERGRAGKPPAGRIVLSAGHSGGHVVIRIADDGRGIDLSRIRKKAVEKGLMASDADIPDKELLAILFEPGFSTAEKVSDVSGRGVGMDVVKKGIEAMRGTVDLENTPGHGTATVITLPLTLAIIDGFSVRVGGDSYIVPLANLRGFQERFVDGTVRRVDSIERMGALIPVISLRRLFEVPGEQPGYERVVITEVEGEMVGLTVDQVVGRQQAVIKSLDEAYQHLKWIAGTTINGDGSISLILDVPRLVRLARGKYEQRAARENRENSRSRAEVTP from the coding sequence ATGAGCATGGACCAGGCCGTCTCCACCTACCGCGACGAGGCCCTGGAGCTTTTGGCCGAACTCGAGCGGGCCGTCCTGGAACTGGAGGCCGACCCCGGGGACAAGGACCGGGTGGCCGCCTGCTTCCGGGCCATGCACACCATCAAGGGCGGCGGGGCCATGTTCGGTTTCGATGAAATCTCGCGGTTCACCCACGAGATCGAAACCACCTTCGACAAGGTCCGCAGCGGCGAGCTGACGGTGACCCCGAAGCTTTTGAGCGCCACGCTTCTGGCCGGGGACCACATCAAGTCCCTGCTGGACGCGCCCCAGGGGTCGCCCCCGGAGGAGCTTCTGGCCCGGTCCGAGGAACTTCTGGTCGCTTTCCGGGAGATGCTCGGACCTCTGGCCGCGCCAGCCCCCCGGCCGGACCCGGCGGGACAGGCCGCGCACCATCCCGCGCCCCCTTCTCCGATGCCCGGCCCGGATGCGGGGGACGCCTGCGACCTGCCCGACGCCGGCCCGCCCATGATCTATTGGATCCGCTTCGCGCCGGCCCCGGACATCCTGGCCAACGGAACCGAGCCTCTGGGGCTTTTCGAGGAGTTGGCCGCCCTGGGACCCTTCCGGTCCTTCGCGCATACCCGGGACATCGCCGCCTTAAACGCCCCGGGATACGACCCCGAGCGCCTGGGCGCCGCCTACGACATGCTGCTTATGACCTGCCGGAGTGAAAACGCCATCCGGGACGTGTTCCTGTTTGTCGAGGACACCTGCCGGGTGGCGGTGCTCCCGCTGATTTCCTGCCGGCTGCGGTCCTCGGATCTACAGGAGTTTTTGGCCTTTTTCCAGGGTGTGGATCCCGGCGAGGATCAGGCCGTGGCCGCCCCCCGGCTGCGCGAACTGGTCCAGGCCAAGCTGCGCCTGGTGGATGAGGCCCGGGCCAGGGCGGCGGGCAAGGCCCAGGCGGCCAGGGAAAAACCGGATTCCCACCCGGCCAGCGCCTCCCTGCGGGTGGACTCGGCCAAACTCGACTCCCTGGTGAACATGGTGGGCGAGTTGGTCATCCTCCAGTCCCGGTTGCGCCAGGCTGTCAAGGGCGCGGACATCGCCGCCGCGGCCGACGTGGATGAGGATCTGGAACGCCTCACCGACGCCATGCGCGACAGCGCCCTGGAACTGCGCATGCTGCCCATCGGCACGGTGTTCAACGTCTTTGTGCGCCTGGTGCGGGACCTGTCCGCCTCGCTCGGCAAGGAGGTGACCTTCGTGGCCGAGGGGGCGGAGACGGAGTTGGACAAGACGGTCATCGACCGTCTCAAGGACCCGCTCATCCACATCATCAGAAACAGCCTGGACCACGGCATCGAACCTCCGGACGAACGCGGCCGGGCCGGAAAGCCCCCGGCCGGGCGCATCGTGCTTTCGGCCGGGCATTCCGGCGGCCATGTGGTCATCCGCATCGCCGACGACGGCCGAGGCATCGACCTCTCCCGCATCCGGAAAAAGGCTGTGGAAAAGGGCCTCATGGCCTCGGACGCGGATATCCCGGACAAGGAGCTTCTGGCCATCCTGTTCGAGCCGGGATTTTCCACCGCCGAAAAGGTTTCCGACGTCTCCGGCCGGGGCGTGGGCATGGATGTGGTGAAAAAGGGCATCGAGGCCATGCGCGGCACGGTGGACCTGGAAAACACCCCGGGCCACGGGACGGCCACGGTCATCACCCTGCCCCTGACCCTGGCCATCATCGACGGCTTCAGCGTGCGGGTGGGAGGGGATTCCTACATCGTGCCCCTGGCCAACCTGCGCGGCTTCCAGGAACGTTTTGTCGACGGGACGGTGCGCCGGGTGGATTCCATCGAGCGCATGGGCGCGCTGATCCCGGTCATCAGCCTGCGGCGGCTTTTCGAGGTGCCCGGGGAGCAACCGGGCTACGAGCGGGTGGTGATCACCGAGGTCGAGGGGGAGATGGTGGGCCTGACGGTGGACCAGGTGGTGGGCCGGCAGCAGGCGGTCATCAAAAGCCTGGACGAGGCCTACCAGCATCTCAAGTGGATCGCCGGGACCACCATAAACGGCGACGGGAGCATCTCGCTCATCCTGGACGTGCCGCGTCTGGTGCGCCTGGCCAGGGGAAAATACGAACAGCGGGCCGCGCGGGAGAATCGGGAAAACAGCCGGTCCCGGGCCGAAGTCACGCCATGA
- a CDS encoding chemotaxis protein CheW: protein MMQEDSAGSRFLTFTLGEIFFAINIHSVREILDLPEITRIPGAPEYMRGVVNVRGTAVPVMDLRMKFGLGQVEKTVNTRVVIVEIAKKDSTAVVGALADSVKEVLELEPEAIDPPPSMGAAVRTDYVRGIGKHGGRFLLILDVEKVLTSEDIQDVARIVEEASTASPGGES, encoded by the coding sequence ATGATGCAGGAAGACAGCGCCGGATCGCGGTTTTTGACCTTCACCCTGGGCGAGATTTTTTTCGCCATAAACATCCATTCGGTGCGCGAAATCCTCGATCTCCCGGAGATCACCCGCATTCCCGGGGCCCCGGAATACATGCGCGGCGTGGTCAACGTCCGGGGCACGGCGGTCCCGGTCATGGATTTGCGCATGAAATTCGGCCTGGGACAGGTGGAAAAAACCGTGAACACCCGGGTGGTCATCGTAGAGATCGCCAAAAAAGACTCCACAGCCGTGGTCGGGGCCCTGGCCGACTCGGTCAAGGAGGTTCTGGAGCTCGAACCCGAGGCCATTGATCCGCCGCCCAGCATGGGCGCGGCCGTGCGCACGGATTACGTCCGGGGGATAGGCAAGCACGGCGGCCGGTTCCTGCTCATCCTCGACGTGGAAAAGGTCCTTACCAGCGAGGACATCCAGGATGTGGCCAGGATCGTCGAGGAGGCCTCGACCGCAAGCCCGGGGGGCGAGTCCTGA
- a CDS encoding methyl-accepting chemotaxis protein encodes MFANLRIAVKLGIGFGLLLLFTALVAFVGWRSLGSMTDRAEKTEDVNTIVSETLLARMDVLNFMQSKDTTRIDQFAKRAEGILSQAADLKDRFDNPANKEKMDVIMTSIRNYQAGFGKYVEADRSRDETVKTMVAAAAGLQQSAETLTRHAGGDKAVGAGAEQAGALSVETVEKIASITQNFLKSRIEILYYLWRGEKGRTDNAKANLDAVIGAGRDLSSKMASPEDKALLAEIVAKAEVYKGRIDEVVKAADLQATLVKDMTEQAGHVSTQAQEALDMQKASMATESRQANLVSLSVAAVAVLVGILFAFFITRAIRNGVNRAITVAEAVAAGDIEEEVTATTTDEIGKLLAAMGRMIRAERTAADIASHLADGDLSVQVTPRSDKDEMFRAFREMVEKLGEVVREVQTGAENVSTGSEQMSASSESLSQGSTEQASAVEESSAAMEQMASSISQNADNAKQTESIALKAARDAKDSGEAVNEAVAAMKVIAGKISIIEEIARQTDLLALNAAVEAARAGEHGKGFAVVAAEVRKLAERSQAAASEITDLSRSSTDIAARAGDLLGKLVPDIQKTADLVQEINAASQEQSSGAGQVNKALQQLDQVIQQNAAASEELASTAEELSAQAEQLQATISYFRIGASGGPRQRPALTQAPVAKRPAKKATAALSGGGARRTKAGGVKLQMAEGGSSAGDDDEGFESF; translated from the coding sequence ATGTTTGCAAATCTTCGGATCGCGGTCAAACTGGGCATCGGGTTCGGACTGTTGTTGCTCTTCACCGCCTTGGTGGCCTTCGTGGGCTGGCGAAGCCTGGGAAGCATGACCGACCGGGCCGAAAAAACGGAAGACGTCAACACCATCGTTTCCGAGACCCTTTTGGCCCGCATGGACGTCCTCAATTTCATGCAGTCCAAGGATACGACGCGCATCGATCAGTTCGCCAAGCGGGCGGAGGGGATCCTCTCCCAGGCCGCCGACCTGAAGGACAGATTCGACAACCCGGCCAACAAGGAAAAGATGGACGTCATCATGACGTCCATCCGAAACTACCAGGCTGGATTCGGCAAATACGTCGAGGCCGACCGCTCGCGTGACGAAACGGTCAAGACCATGGTGGCGGCCGCGGCCGGCCTGCAACAGTCGGCCGAGACCCTGACCAGGCACGCCGGCGGGGACAAAGCCGTCGGCGCGGGGGCGGAACAGGCCGGGGCTCTGTCTGTGGAGACTGTGGAAAAGATCGCCTCCATCACCCAGAACTTCCTCAAGTCGCGCATCGAGATCCTGTACTACCTGTGGCGGGGGGAGAAGGGCCGCACGGACAACGCCAAGGCCAACCTGGACGCGGTCATCGGCGCGGGCCGGGACCTGTCCTCAAAGATGGCCTCGCCCGAGGACAAGGCCCTTTTGGCCGAGATCGTGGCCAAGGCCGAGGTCTACAAGGGCCGCATCGACGAGGTGGTCAAGGCCGCCGACCTCCAGGCGACCCTGGTCAAGGACATGACCGAGCAGGCCGGGCACGTAAGCACCCAGGCCCAGGAGGCCCTGGACATGCAAAAGGCCAGCATGGCCACCGAGTCCCGGCAGGCCAACCTCGTCAGCCTGTCCGTGGCCGCCGTGGCCGTTTTGGTGGGCATCCTGTTCGCGTTTTTCATCACCCGGGCCATCAGAAACGGCGTCAACCGGGCCATCACCGTGGCCGAGGCCGTGGCCGCCGGGGACATCGAGGAAGAGGTGACGGCGACCACAACCGACGAGATCGGCAAGCTCCTTGCGGCCATGGGTCGCATGATCCGGGCCGAACGCACGGCGGCGGACATCGCCTCCCATCTGGCCGACGGGGATCTGTCCGTGCAAGTGACCCCGCGTTCGGACAAGGACGAGATGTTCCGGGCCTTCCGGGAGATGGTGGAGAAGCTGGGCGAGGTGGTGCGCGAGGTGCAGACCGGGGCCGAAAACGTGTCCACGGGCAGCGAGCAGATGAGCGCCTCGTCGGAATCCCTGTCCCAGGGGTCCACGGAACAGGCCTCGGCCGTGGAGGAATCCTCGGCGGCCATGGAGCAGATGGCCTCGAGCATCAGCCAGAACGCGGACAACGCCAAGCAGACCGAGTCCATCGCGCTCAAGGCCGCGCGCGACGCCAAGGATTCGGGCGAGGCCGTCAACGAGGCCGTGGCGGCCATGAAGGTCATTGCCGGCAAGATCTCCATCATCGAGGAGATCGCCCGCCAGACCGACCTTCTGGCCCTAAACGCCGCCGTGGAGGCCGCCCGGGCCGGGGAACACGGCAAGGGCTTCGCCGTGGTGGCCGCCGAGGTCCGCAAACTTGCCGAACGCAGCCAGGCGGCGGCCTCGGAGATCACCGATCTCTCGCGCAGCAGCACGGACATCGCGGCCCGGGCCGGGGATCTGCTGGGCAAGCTGGTGCCGGACATCCAAAAGACCGCGGATCTGGTCCAGGAGATCAACGCCGCCAGCCAGGAACAAAGTTCCGGCGCGGGCCAGGTGAACAAGGCCCTGCAACAGCTCGACCAGGTCATCCAGCAAAACGCGGCGGCCTCGGAGGAACTGGCCTCCACGGCCGAGGAACTCTCGGCCCAGGCCGAGCAGCTTCAGGCCACCATCTCCTACTTCCGGATCGGCGCGAGCGGCGGCCCCCGGCAACGCCCGGCGCTGACCCAGGCCCCGGTGGCCAAGCGGCCCGCGAAAAAGGCGACCGCCGCCCTGTCCGGGGGAGGGGCGCGCCGCACCAAGGCCGGCGGCGTGAAGCTCCAGATGGCCGAGGGCGGGTCGTCCGCCGGTGACGACGACGAGGGTTTCGAGAGCTTCTAA
- a CDS encoding Ion channel, which yields MTFRHLVFIAGFVIALPFLVYLLYLSHSQSVEPTQIIFLAFAFSVTFPTLILMSLLLFRSLGVLVFALPAYIALIIAGYTRTYMAFGIQCGGQATQTLRDCLYYSVAIFTNTGCPDCAPAPELRILAASEAFFGYLALGVFCACLIVILVRLIASDTPRR from the coding sequence ATGACCTTCCGCCATCTCGTGTTCATCGCCGGGTTCGTCATCGCCCTGCCGTTTCTCGTCTATCTGTTGTATCTAAGCCACAGCCAGAGCGTGGAACCCACCCAGATCATCTTTCTGGCCTTCGCCTTCTCCGTGACCTTTCCCACCCTGATCCTCATGTCCCTGCTGTTATTCCGCAGCCTGGGCGTGCTGGTCTTCGCCCTGCCGGCCTACATCGCGCTGATCATCGCCGGCTACACCAGGACCTACATGGCGTTCGGCATCCAGTGCGGGGGCCAGGCGACCCAGACCCTGCGCGACTGCCTGTACTACAGCGTGGCCATCTTCACCAACACGGGCTGCCCGGACTGCGCCCCGGCCCCCGAGTTGCGCATCCTGGCCGCCTCGGAGGCCTTTTTCGGCTACCTGGCCCTGGGGGTGTTCTGCGCCTGCCTGATCGTCATTTTGGTGCGGCTGATCGCCTCGGACACGCCGCGCCGATAG
- a CDS encoding phosphoenolpyruvate carboxykinase (ATP) — MASQSSYAYYKDDFSRMPAPRSIAQTLLLDRRVRRVTAAEAYDLARAQHDVMETDLPIYPPAARRLGLPEGATVLNNCHGKIIGRTAKARRFYTRMDGPERRKVEADLREAVYEMQKYPLIKANAILGLDRDLMIKATMVATEDDAVNVFNWLANFTPFEELAGEYAQSPTLPIQDILIVGFNHWRVADSYYHNEGGPQLALVDEEANVVVNLGMRYFGERKKGTLTLAWTSGMRLGMAACHGGIKEIDFTGTAEKKYRVLGKRSIAFFGLSGTGKSSHTNSHDNGGTLPQGVTKVVLHDDAFQIDCEKKVCRVWEPTLFDKTDSRPLGHPDWNYMISVQNMGLTRLDGKILPLGQDVRNPNGRALIDRDLLGVYVNRCAFPDIMVWLMKDTCLPPVIRFIDNSLAVAMGASLMTRRNLAENVSEEELKRLVFEPFANPFRVYELWKDAEAFLKVFENGATGFCFNSVGFWRTSDRDLRKIPLQTSLTLQTALLTDRLTWVDWDMLPGAQIPEKKSVDKLLPGYAERYDPARVENPEDYAATVRDRFTQRRNFLQNSDLHHRPELLLKLVTSLMVKC; from the coding sequence ATGGCCAGCCAGTCCAGCTACGCATATTACAAGGACGATTTCAGCCGGATGCCGGCCCCCCGGTCCATCGCCCAGACCCTGCTCCTGGACAGGCGGGTGCGCCGGGTCACGGCGGCCGAGGCCTACGATCTGGCCCGGGCTCAGCACGACGTCATGGAGACGGATCTGCCCATCTATCCGCCGGCGGCCAGACGCCTTGGGCTGCCCGAGGGGGCCACGGTCTTAAACAACTGCCACGGCAAAATCATCGGCCGCACGGCCAAGGCCCGGCGGTTTTACACCAGGATGGACGGTCCCGAGCGGCGCAAGGTGGAGGCCGATCTGCGCGAGGCCGTCTACGAGATGCAAAAATATCCCCTGATCAAGGCCAACGCCATCCTGGGCCTGGACAGGGACCTGATGATCAAGGCCACCATGGTGGCCACCGAGGACGACGCGGTCAACGTCTTCAACTGGCTGGCCAATTTCACCCCCTTCGAAGAACTGGCCGGGGAATATGCGCAAAGCCCGACCCTGCCCATCCAGGACATCCTCATCGTGGGCTTCAACCACTGGCGGGTCGCGGACTCCTACTACCACAACGAGGGCGGCCCCCAGTTGGCCCTGGTGGACGAGGAGGCCAACGTGGTCGTGAACCTGGGCATGCGCTATTTCGGGGAGCGCAAAAAGGGCACCCTGACCCTGGCCTGGACCTCGGGCATGCGTCTGGGCATGGCCGCCTGCCACGGCGGCATCAAGGAGATCGACTTCACCGGGACCGCGGAAAAAAAGTACCGGGTGCTCGGCAAACGCTCCATCGCCTTTTTCGGGCTTTCGGGCACGGGCAAGTCCTCCCACACCAACTCCCACGACAACGGCGGCACCCTGCCCCAGGGCGTCACCAAGGTGGTGCTGCACGACGACGCCTTCCAGATCGACTGCGAGAAAAAGGTCTGCCGGGTCTGGGAGCCCACGCTTTTCGACAAGACCGACTCCCGGCCCCTTGGCCACCCCGACTGGAACTACATGATCTCGGTCCAGAACATGGGCCTGACCCGCCTTGACGGCAAGATCCTGCCCCTTGGCCAGGACGTGCGCAACCCCAACGGCCGGGCGCTGATCGACCGCGACCTCCTGGGGGTCTACGTCAACCGGTGCGCCTTTCCGGACATCATGGTCTGGCTCATGAAGGACACCTGCCTGCCGCCGGTGATCCGGTTCATCGACAACAGCCTGGCCGTGGCCATGGGGGCCTCGCTCATGACCCGGCGCAACCTGGCCGAAAACGTGTCCGAGGAGGAACTCAAAAGGCTGGTGTTCGAGCCCTTCGCCAACCCTTTCCGGGTCTACGAGCTGTGGAAGGATGCCGAGGCCTTCCTCAAGGTCTTCGAGAACGGGGCCACGGGGTTCTGCTTCAACTCCGTGGGCTTTTGGCGCACCTCGGACCGGGACCTGCGCAAAATCCCCCTCCAGACCTCGCTTACCCTGCAGACCGCGCTTTTAACCGACCGCCTGACCTGGGTCGATTGGGACATGCTGCCCGGGGCCCAGATTCCGGAGAAAAAAAGCGTGGACAAGCTGCTTCCCGGCTACGCCGAGCGCTACGATCCGGCCAGGGTGGAGAATCCCGAGGACTACGCGGCCACAGTGCGCGACCGGTTCACCCAGCGCCGCAACTTCCTGCAAAACTCGGATCTGCACCACCGGCCGGAGCTTCTGCTCAAACTGGTCACCTCCCTCATGGTGAAATGCTGA
- a CDS encoding sigma-54-dependent Fis family transcriptional regulator, giving the protein MNGLSSFESGWPIFLTTLTRIIQETGPNIPVRQGLENILGTLVSNLGYRRVHLELFDLPRKNAKISLDRGRDPSIAHLYGPGPLATGQVMATRRTLVIEDVKDHPDFLGRPAEELATLSFLCVPIPAPRPGPAGQPAPETPDDLSDQDGALGTLSVDIPKAPPVFLEAHCDFLTVVAALVSSLSLRLRDELTRPRRRAPSPAAEPEESREHAVKPPVAVSKGMRLVIRQVAQSTTSSTPVLFRGEEGTGKEFLAELLHAQSPRRQRPFLRLGCGSEPPEAVEDALFGVQKGEASESSRSRRGLFELAQGGTVFLDDIEELSPAAQTAVSRVIHEGAVQRKGGQSPVAVDVRIVAATSAPLGELMATGEFLEDLYYGLSVLPIYVPPLRDRAGDILPLAEHFLAEYSQKLGKPLRRISTPAIDLLNQYHWPGNVRELASCMERAAMLCDEGVVRTYHLPPTLQTAESSNTGPSLSFGEAVAKFEQELLVEALKKARGNMFQAARDLRESYRVVNYKVKKYGIDPKRFTMGRRG; this is encoded by the coding sequence ATGAACGGACTTTCCTCCTTCGAGAGCGGCTGGCCCATCTTCCTGACCACGCTGACGCGCATCATCCAGGAGACCGGCCCGAACATCCCCGTGCGCCAGGGTCTGGAGAACATTCTGGGAACCCTGGTCTCGAACCTGGGATACCGCCGGGTGCATCTCGAACTCTTCGACCTGCCCCGCAAAAACGCCAAGATCAGCCTGGACCGGGGCCGCGATCCGAGCATCGCCCATCTGTACGGCCCGGGCCCCCTGGCCACCGGCCAGGTCATGGCCACCCGGCGCACCCTGGTCATCGAGGACGTCAAGGACCATCCCGACTTCCTCGGCCGGCCGGCCGAGGAACTGGCGACCCTGTCCTTTTTGTGCGTGCCCATCCCCGCCCCACGCCCCGGCCCGGCCGGACAACCCGCCCCGGAGACCCCGGACGACCTTTCGGACCAGGACGGGGCGCTCGGTACCCTAAGCGTGGACATCCCCAAGGCCCCGCCGGTCTTTCTCGAGGCCCACTGCGACTTTCTGACCGTGGTGGCGGCGCTGGTGAGCAGCCTGTCCCTGCGCCTTCGCGACGAACTGACCCGGCCCAGGCGGCGCGCCCCCTCCCCGGCGGCCGAGCCGGAAGAGTCCCGGGAACACGCGGTCAAGCCCCCGGTGGCCGTATCCAAGGGCATGCGTCTGGTTATCAGGCAGGTGGCCCAGTCCACGACGTCGAGCACGCCGGTTCTTTTCCGAGGTGAGGAGGGTACGGGGAAGGAGTTTTTGGCGGAACTCCTGCATGCCCAGAGTCCCCGCCGCCAAAGGCCGTTTTTGCGGCTGGGGTGCGGCTCCGAGCCGCCGGAGGCGGTGGAGGACGCGCTTTTCGGGGTACAAAAGGGCGAGGCCTCGGAGTCCAGCCGGTCCAGACGCGGGCTTTTCGAACTGGCCCAGGGCGGCACGGTCTTTCTCGACGACATCGAGGAACTGTCCCCGGCGGCCCAGACAGCGGTGTCCCGGGTCATTCACGAGGGCGCGGTCCAGCGCAAGGGCGGCCAATCCCCGGTAGCCGTGGACGTGCGCATCGTGGCCGCCACCAGCGCGCCACTTGGGGAACTCATGGCCACAGGGGAATTTCTCGAGGACCTGTACTACGGCCTAAGCGTCCTGCCCATCTATGTTCCGCCCCTGCGGGACCGGGCCGGGGACATCCTGCCCCTGGCCGAGCATTTTTTGGCCGAATATTCCCAAAAGCTGGGAAAGCCGTTGCGGCGCATCTCCACCCCGGCCATCGATCTCCTAAACCAGTACCATTGGCCGGGCAACGTCCGGGAACTGGCCAGTTGCATGGAACGGGCGGCCATGCTGTGCGACGAGGGGGTGGTGCGCACCTACCACCTGCCGCCCACCCTGCAGACGGCCGAGAGTTCCAACACCGGCCCCAGCCTGTCGTTTGGCGAGGCCGTGGCCAAGTTCGAGCAGGAGCTTCTGGTCGAGGCCCTCAAAAAGGCCCGGGGCAACATGTTCCAGGCCGCCAGGGACCTGCGCGAGAGCTACCGGGTGGTCAACTACAAGGTCAAAAAGTACGGCATCGATCCCAAGCGCTTCACCATGGGCCGCCGGGGGTGA
- a CDS encoding indolepyruvate oxidoreductase subunit beta, whose product MQRLRVFLTGVGGQGTLTSTRLLALAAMDAGLEVVSGEIHGMAQRGGVVESTVLLGGFASPKISPGEADVLLGFEPLEAWRALSMLREGGFAAVSVDPIPPLSSALEREPYPAMADIVARIREWAGRAVFVPCHELGARAGNPQSANTALLGAACAAGAFPFGVEALEAAIRAHLPQKIVDVNITALRLGADAAAG is encoded by the coding sequence ATGCAGCGCCTTCGCGTCTTTCTCACCGGCGTCGGCGGACAGGGAACCCTCACCTCCACCCGGCTTCTGGCCCTGGCGGCCATGGACGCGGGACTGGAGGTGGTCTCGGGGGAGATCCACGGCATGGCCCAGCGCGGCGGCGTGGTGGAATCCACCGTGCTTCTGGGCGGCTTCGCCAGCCCCAAGATCAGTCCGGGCGAGGCCGACGTCCTGCTCGGCTTCGAGCCCCTGGAGGCCTGGCGGGCCTTGTCCATGCTGCGCGAAGGGGGATTCGCGGCCGTAAGCGTCGATCCCATCCCGCCCCTGAGTTCCGCCCTGGAACGCGAGCCCTACCCGGCCATGGCCGACATTGTCGCCCGCATCCGGGAATGGGCCGGCCGGGCGGTGTTCGTGCCCTGTCACGAGCTTGGGGCCAGGGCCGGCAACCCGCAAAGCGCCAACACCGCGCTTTTGGGGGCGGCCTGCGCCGCCGGGGCGTTCCCCTTCGGGGTCGAGGCCCTGGAAGCGGCCATCCGGGCCCATCTGCCGCAAAAGATCGTGGACGTGAACATCACCGCCCTGCGTCTTGGCGCGGACGCCGCGGCCGGCTGA